The Paraburkholderia acidisoli genome contains a region encoding:
- a CDS encoding CBS domain-containing protein, whose translation MRVSDILKVKGNTLYTVTPETSLHDAVNTMAERDIGSLVVMEYGDLVGMLTFREVIVTLRANGGSVGTTTIRKVMDDHPITCTPETEVDEVRRMMLEHHVRYLPVMESRSLMGVISFYDVAKAVVEAQGFENKLLKAYIRDWPEEQESTG comes from the coding sequence ATGCGCGTAAGCGACATTCTCAAGGTCAAGGGCAACACGCTCTATACCGTAACGCCTGAAACCTCGCTGCACGACGCCGTCAACACCATGGCCGAGCGCGACATCGGTTCGCTCGTGGTCATGGAATACGGCGACCTCGTGGGCATGCTCACGTTTCGCGAGGTCATCGTCACGCTGCGCGCGAACGGCGGCAGCGTGGGTACCACGACCATCCGCAAGGTCATGGACGATCACCCCATCACCTGCACGCCGGAAACCGAGGTGGACGAAGTGCGCCGCATGATGCTCGAACATCACGTGCGCTATCTGCCGGTCATGGAAAGCCGCTCGCTCATGGGCGTGATCTCGTTCTACGACGTCGCCAAAGCCGTGGTGGAGGCGCAGGGTTTCGAGAACAAGCTGCTCAAGGCCTATATCCGCGACTGGCCGGAAGAGCAGGAATCCACGGGCTGA